CGAGGTCGGATGGCACGCTGCCCGGAAGCTCTACATTTGAGGACATGACGATTCTGGCCGTCGATTGCATGGGGGGCGACCACGGCCTGGCCGTAACCCTGCCCGCCTGCCGCAGCTTCCTCCAGGCGCATCCCGAAGCCCGCCTGCTGCTGGTGGGCAGCGGCGAGGCGCTGCAGCAGTTCCATCCGCGCGCCACCCACGTGCCCGCCTCCGAGGTCGTGGCGATGGATGATGCCGTCGAGGTCGCCCTGCGGCGCAAGAAGGATTCATCGATGCGCATCGCCATCCAGCAGGTGCGCGATGGCAAGGCCGACGCGGCGGTCTCGGCCGGCAACACCGGCGCGCTGATGGCCCTGGCCCGCTACCTGCTCAAGACGCTGGAGGGCATCGACCGGCCCGCCATCGCCTCGCCGCTGCCCAATGCCAAGGGCAGCGCCACCACCGTGCTGGACCTGGGCGCCAACGTCGATTGCACCGAGCAGCACCTGCTGCAGTTCGCGGTGATGGGCTCGGCCCTGGTGGCGGCGCTGAGCGGCCGTGACCAGCCCAGCGTCGGCCTGCTCAACATCGGCGAAGAGGTGATCAAGGGCAACGAGGTGATCAAGCGCGCCGGCGAGCTGCTGCGTTCGGCCGCGGCCGCCGGCGACCTCAATTTCCACGGCAACGTGGAAGGCAACGACATCTTCAAGGGCACCACCGACATCGTGGTGTGCGACGGCTTCGTCGGCAACGTGGCGCTCAAGACCAGCGAGGGCCTGGCCAGCATGATCGGCGGCTTCCTGCGCGAGGAGTTCTCGCGCAACCCGCTGACCAAGGTCTCCGCCCTGCTGGCCTATCCGGTGCTGTCCGCCTTCAAGAAGCGGGTGGACTACCGCCGCTACAACGGCGCGGCGCTGCTCGGCCTGCGCGGGCTGGTGTTCAAGAGCCATGGCTCGGCCGACGCGTTCGCCTTCGAGCACGCGCTGGCCCGGGCGTATGATGCGGCCCGAAACAAGCTGCTCGACCGGGTCGAGACCCGCATCGCGCATGCCCGGCCCCTGCTGGCCGGGTCCGCGGCCGACGCCGCTTCCATCGAGACCCTCGCTTCCGAATGAGCCGATATTCGCGCATTGCCGGCACCGGCAGCTACTTGCCGCCGCGCCGAGTGACCAATGACGACCTGACCGTCCAACTGGCGGCCCAGGGCATCGAAACGTCCGACCAGTGGATCGTGGAGCGCACCGGCATCCGGGCCCGCCACTTCGCCGCGCCCGACGTGACCGCCAGCGACCTCGGCGTGCCGGCCGCGCTTCAGGCGATCGAGGCGGCCGGCTGCAGCCCGGCCGACATCGACCTGATCATCGTCGCCACCTCGACGCCGGACATGGTGTTCCCGTCGGCGGCGTGCATCCTGCAGAACAAGCTGGGCATCGCCGGCTGCCCGGCGTTCGACGTGCAGGCGGTGTGCAGCGGCTTCGTCTATGCGCTGACGGTGGCCGACGCGATGATCCGCACCGGCGGCGCCAGCCGCGCGCTGGTGGTCGGCGCCGAGGTGTTCTCGCGCATCCTCGATTTCAAGGACCGCACCACCTGCGTGCTGTTCGGCGATGGCGCCGGGGCCGTAGTGCTGGAAGCCTCCGATACCCCCGGCATCCTGGCCAGCGACCTGCATGCGGACGGCAAGCACGTCGGCATCCTGTGCGTGCCCGGCACGGTCGCAGGCGGCCAGGTGCTGGGCGACCCGCTGCTCAAGATGGATGGCCAGGCGGTGTTCAAGCTGGCCGTCGGCGTGCTGGAAAGCGCGGCCCGCGCTACGCTGGCCAAGGCCGGCCGCACCGAAGCCGACATCGACTGGCTGATCCCGCACCAGGCCAACATCCGCATCATGCAGGGCACGGCCAGGAAGCTGAAGCTGCCCATGGACAAGCTGGTCGTCACCGTCGACCAGCATGGCAACACCTCGGCCGCCTCGATCCCTCTGGCGCTCGATGCCGCAGTTCGCGAAGGCAAGGTCCGCCGCGGCGACACCCTGATGCTGGAAGGCGTCGGTGGCGGCTTCACCTGGGGCGCGGTGCTGCTGGACTACTGAGTCCCGCC
The sequence above is a segment of the Ramlibacter tataouinensis genome. Coding sequences within it:
- a CDS encoding beta-ketoacyl-ACP synthase III, encoding MSRYSRIAGTGSYLPPRRVTNDDLTVQLAAQGIETSDQWIVERTGIRARHFAAPDVTASDLGVPAALQAIEAAGCSPADIDLIIVATSTPDMVFPSAACILQNKLGIAGCPAFDVQAVCSGFVYALTVADAMIRTGGASRALVVGAEVFSRILDFKDRTTCVLFGDGAGAVVLEASDTPGILASDLHADGKHVGILCVPGTVAGGQVLGDPLLKMDGQAVFKLAVGVLESAARATLAKAGRTEADIDWLIPHQANIRIMQGTARKLKLPMDKLVVTVDQHGNTSAASIPLALDAAVREGKVRRGDTLMLEGVGGGFTWGAVLLDY
- the plsX gene encoding phosphate acyltransferase PlsX; this encodes MTILAVDCMGGDHGLAVTLPACRSFLQAHPEARLLLVGSGEALQQFHPRATHVPASEVVAMDDAVEVALRRKKDSSMRIAIQQVRDGKADAAVSAGNTGALMALARYLLKTLEGIDRPAIASPLPNAKGSATTVLDLGANVDCTEQHLLQFAVMGSALVAALSGRDQPSVGLLNIGEEVIKGNEVIKRAGELLRSAAAAGDLNFHGNVEGNDIFKGTTDIVVCDGFVGNVALKTSEGLASMIGGFLREEFSRNPLTKVSALLAYPVLSAFKKRVDYRRYNGAALLGLRGLVFKSHGSADAFAFEHALARAYDAARNKLLDRVETRIAHARPLLAGSAADAASIETLASE